One stretch of Sphingomonas rosea DNA includes these proteins:
- a CDS encoding ammonium transporter, translated as MGLSSRLGRFGAAFLMAASLAAPAFAQGAPAPTPDKGDTSWMLVSSALVLMMSVPGLALFYGGLVRAKNMLSVLMQVLTIVSIAALVWVGWGYSLSFTGGSPYIGGLSKAFLSGVTTSSLAATFSNGVYIPEFAYIVFQMTFACITPALIVGAFAERVRFWPLMLFVVLWLTIVYFPVAHMVWYWAGPDFLPNQPGDHGLIYGWGALDFAGGTVVHINAGIAGLVGCLVIGKRIGYNSEPLPPHSLVMTMIGASLLWVGWFGFNAGSTLEANGLAALAFLNTLVAAAAAALVWAGIEQAVHRKSSLLGAATGAVAGLVAITPAAGYGAPGTSILLGAVASAVCFFFVAKVKGRFGYDDSLDVFGVHCIGGIVGAIGTGIVAAPALGGQGWFDYNVLPAVPGTYDIAGQVLTQVKAVALTLAWSGGVSALLFLAIDKIIGLRPARDAEREGLDISAHGERAYNY; from the coding sequence ATGGGGCTTTCGAGCAGGCTTGGCCGCTTCGGCGCGGCGTTCCTGATGGCGGCGAGCCTCGCCGCGCCGGCCTTCGCGCAAGGGGCGCCCGCACCGACACCCGACAAGGGCGACACCAGCTGGATGCTCGTCTCCTCGGCCCTCGTGCTGATGATGTCGGTGCCCGGCCTCGCGCTCTTCTACGGCGGGCTGGTCCGCGCCAAGAACATGCTGTCGGTGCTGATGCAGGTGCTGACCATCGTCTCGATCGCGGCGCTCGTCTGGGTCGGCTGGGGCTACAGCCTCTCCTTCACCGGCGGCAGCCCCTACATCGGCGGCCTGTCGAAGGCCTTCCTGTCGGGCGTGACGACCAGCAGCCTCGCCGCCACCTTCTCGAACGGCGTCTACATCCCCGAATTCGCCTACATCGTCTTCCAGATGACCTTCGCCTGCATCACGCCGGCGCTGATCGTCGGCGCCTTCGCCGAGCGGGTCCGCTTCTGGCCGCTGATGCTGTTCGTGGTGCTGTGGCTGACCATCGTCTATTTCCCGGTCGCGCACATGGTCTGGTACTGGGCCGGCCCCGACTTCCTGCCCAACCAGCCGGGCGACCATGGCCTCATCTACGGTTGGGGCGCGCTCGACTTCGCCGGCGGGACGGTGGTCCACATCAATGCCGGCATCGCGGGGCTCGTCGGCTGCCTCGTGATCGGCAAGCGCATCGGCTACAATTCGGAGCCCCTGCCCCCGCACAGCCTCGTCATGACCATGATCGGCGCCTCCTTGCTGTGGGTCGGCTGGTTCGGCTTCAATGCCGGCTCCACGCTCGAGGCCAATGGCCTCGCCGCCCTCGCCTTCCTCAACACCCTCGTCGCGGCGGCCGCGGCCGCGCTGGTCTGGGCGGGGATCGAGCAGGCGGTGCACAGGAAGTCGTCGTTGCTCGGCGCCGCCACCGGCGCGGTCGCGGGCCTCGTCGCGATCACGCCCGCCGCCGGCTATGGCGCGCCCGGCACCTCGATCCTGCTTGGCGCGGTCGCCTCGGCGGTCTGCTTCTTCTTCGTCGCCAAGGTGAAGGGCCGCTTCGGCTACGACGACAGCCTCGACGTCTTCGGCGTCCACTGCATCGGCGGGATCGTCGGGGCGATCGGCACGGGGATCGTCGCGGCGCCCGCGCTCGGCGGGCAGGGCTGGTTCGATTACAATGTCCTGCCCGCGGTCCCCGGCACCTACGACATCGCGGGACAGGTGCTGACGCAGGTGAAGGCAGTCGCGCTGACGCTCGCCTGGTCGGGCGGCGTCTCGGCCCTACTGTTCCTCGCGATCGACAAGATCATCGGGCTTCGGCCGGCCAGGGATGCCGAGCGCGAAGGCCTCGACATCAGCGCACACGGTGAGCGCGCCTATAATTACTGA
- a CDS encoding P-II family nitrogen regulator: MKLIIAIIKPFMVEPVREALIEAGVQGMTVSEVRGFGRQKGQPVFYRGAEYDTQFVPKARIEVAVEDDLAPRVVEAIETTARTDQIGDGKIFVLDLEKAVRIRTGETGDDAL; encoded by the coding sequence GTGAAACTCATCATCGCCATCATCAAGCCATTCATGGTCGAGCCCGTGCGCGAGGCGCTGATCGAGGCGGGCGTGCAGGGCATGACCGTGTCGGAAGTGCGCGGCTTCGGCCGCCAGAAGGGCCAGCCGGTGTTCTACCGCGGCGCCGAATATGACACGCAATTCGTGCCCAAGGCGCGGATCGAGGTCGCGGTCGAGGACGATCTCGCCCCGCGCGTCGTCGAGGCGATCGAGACCACCGCGCGCACCGACCAGATCGGCGACGGCAAGATCTTCGTCCTCGATCTCGAGAAAGCGGTCCGGATCCGCACCGGCGAGACCGGCGACGATGCACTCTAG
- the gltB gene encoding glutamate synthase large subunit, whose protein sequence is MPKAQGLYDPAREHDSCGMGFVAHVGGAASHRIIAQGLEILANLHHRGGVGADPEMGDGSGCLIQLPDALLRDWADGRSISLPAPGSYAVAMCFLPVDADSRALAEERLEQFVRKEGQIFLGWRDVPVDPGVLGASVQATVPVIRQALVGRGPDTREGDAFERKLLTIRKQTLNPLAELAERRKQPALTDFYIASFSSRTLVYKGLLLPHQVGEFYRDLADPRAVSALAMVHQRFSTNTFPSWRLAHPYRFIAHNGEINTVRGNVNWMNARRRTLESPLLGADLDKMWPIIPHGQSDTACLDNALELLIAGGYSLPHAVMLLIPEAWAGHAEMEPRRRAFYEYHAALMEPWDGPAAIAFTDGRQIGATLDRNGLRPARFLVTDDDLVVMASESGVLPIPEERIVRKWRLQPGRMLLIDFAKGRIVEDEEIKAELAGAEPYGEWLKETQFNLADLPAGSNPLVRPPDEEVFRRTQLSFGYTEEDLRLFLTPMASAADDPVGSMGTDTPLAVLSAKPRLLYDYFKQNFAQVTNPPIDPIRESLVMSLVSMIGPRPNLLGRNAGNHKRLEVSQPILTNEDVEKIRSIHDTLDGAFRTATLDATWPSGGDAQSLEAALQRLCWEATEAVLADINVLILSDRKEGKGRIPIPAALATGAVHHHLIRQGLRMQTGLVVETGEAREVHHFAVLAGYGAEAINPWLAFDVIDALCERGKVALAPDKAQANYIKAIGKGLLKVMSKMGISTFQSYCGAQIFDAVGLNSAFVQRYFTGTSTSIEGAGLEEIADESAARHRAAHGAEVERLGVGGLYAFRAGGEAHAWTPATIAHLQHAVRGNLPDKYRSYAAEMNARSGELLTIRSLLDFRPAGPAVPLDEVEPASEIVRRFATGAMSFGSISREAHTTLARAMNRIGGKSNTGEGGEERTRFATDERSSIKQVASGRFGVTADYLVNADDIQIKIAQGAKPGEGGQLPGHKVDAAIAAVRHSTPGVGLISPPPHHDIYSIEDLAQLIFDLRSVNPAARVSVKLVAEAGVGTVAAGVVKCTADHLTISGYEGGTGASPLTSLTHAGSPWELGLAETQQTLMLNGLRDRIVVQADGGLRTGRDVAVAALLGADEFGFATAPLIAAGCIMMRKCHLNTCPVGIATQDERLRAKFAGSPEHVVNYFFFVAEELREIMAGLGVRSVEEMIGRVDLLRVREAAGGKAAGADLSKLLRSVDAAAPRRFRAGVKAPAAHRIDEVLIGRLDGALPVRIELAITNVDRSVGARLSGEIARRFGPDGLDDGAMHAVLTGTAGQSFGAFLAPGVTLDLVGDANDYVGKGLSGGRLVVRPPDGVAREAAANIVVGNTCLYGATSGEAFFSGVAGERFAVRNSGAVVVVEGTGDHGCEYMTGGTVVVLGSTGRNFAAGMSGGVAYVWDPERTFESRCNLAGVALEAVEDEGHLRTLVEQHAQLTGSARARAILDDWAKARGQFVQVMPHEYRRALAQAVLAAE, encoded by the coding sequence TTGCCCAAGGCCCAGGGATTGTACGATCCCGCCCGCGAGCATGACAGCTGCGGCATGGGCTTCGTCGCCCACGTCGGCGGCGCGGCGAGCCACCGGATCATCGCGCAGGGGCTGGAGATCCTCGCCAACCTCCATCATCGCGGCGGGGTCGGAGCGGACCCGGAGATGGGCGACGGGTCGGGCTGCCTGATCCAGTTGCCCGACGCGCTGTTGCGCGACTGGGCGGACGGCCGGTCGATCAGCCTGCCCGCGCCGGGCAGCTATGCGGTGGCGATGTGCTTCCTGCCGGTCGATGCCGACAGCCGGGCGCTCGCCGAGGAACGGCTCGAGCAGTTCGTCCGCAAGGAAGGACAGATCTTCCTCGGCTGGCGTGACGTGCCGGTCGATCCCGGCGTACTCGGCGCCTCGGTGCAGGCGACCGTCCCGGTGATCCGCCAGGCGCTGGTCGGGCGCGGTCCCGACACGCGCGAGGGCGATGCGTTCGAGCGCAAGCTGCTGACGATCCGCAAGCAGACGCTCAATCCGCTGGCCGAGCTTGCCGAACGCCGAAAGCAGCCGGCGCTGACCGATTTCTACATTGCGAGCTTCTCGAGCCGGACGCTCGTCTACAAGGGGCTGCTGCTGCCCCACCAGGTGGGCGAATTCTACCGCGACCTGGCAGATCCGCGCGCTGTGTCGGCGCTGGCGATGGTGCACCAGCGCTTCTCGACCAACACCTTTCCGAGCTGGCGGCTGGCGCACCCCTACCGGTTCATCGCGCACAACGGCGAGATCAACACGGTGCGCGGCAACGTCAACTGGATGAACGCGCGGCGCCGCACGCTCGAATCGCCGCTGCTCGGCGCCGACCTCGACAAGATGTGGCCGATCATCCCGCACGGCCAGTCGGATACCGCCTGCCTCGACAACGCGCTCGAGCTGCTGATCGCCGGCGGCTATTCGCTGCCCCACGCGGTGATGCTGCTGATCCCCGAGGCCTGGGCCGGGCATGCCGAGATGGAGCCCAGGCGCCGCGCCTTCTACGAATATCATGCGGCGCTGATGGAGCCGTGGGACGGCCCCGCTGCGATCGCCTTCACCGACGGGCGGCAGATCGGCGCGACGCTTGATCGCAATGGCCTGAGGCCGGCGCGTTTCCTCGTCACCGACGACGACCTGGTGGTGATGGCGTCGGAGAGCGGCGTGCTCCCGATCCCGGAGGAACGAATCGTCCGCAAGTGGCGGCTCCAGCCCGGGCGGATGCTGCTGATCGACTTCGCCAAGGGGCGGATCGTCGAGGACGAGGAGATCAAGGCCGAGCTGGCCGGGGCCGAGCCTTATGGCGAATGGCTCAAGGAGACGCAGTTCAACCTCGCCGACTTGCCGGCGGGGTCGAACCCGCTGGTGCGGCCGCCCGACGAGGAGGTGTTCCGGCGGACCCAGCTCAGCTTCGGCTATACCGAGGAGGACCTGCGGCTGTTCCTGACGCCGATGGCGTCGGCTGCCGACGATCCGGTGGGCTCGATGGGGACCGACACGCCGCTCGCGGTCCTGTCGGCCAAGCCGCGGCTCCTCTACGATTACTTCAAGCAGAACTTCGCGCAGGTGACGAACCCGCCGATCGACCCGATCCGCGAGAGCCTGGTGATGAGCCTCGTTTCGATGATCGGGCCGCGCCCCAATCTCCTGGGGCGCAACGCGGGCAACCACAAACGGCTCGAGGTCAGCCAGCCGATCCTCACCAACGAGGATGTGGAGAAGATCCGCTCGATCCATGACACGTTGGACGGCGCATTCCGGACCGCGACGCTCGACGCGACCTGGCCGAGCGGGGGCGATGCGCAGAGCCTCGAGGCCGCGCTCCAGCGGCTGTGCTGGGAAGCGACCGAGGCGGTGCTCGCCGACATCAACGTGCTGATCCTGTCGGACCGCAAGGAAGGGAAGGGGCGCATTCCGATCCCGGCCGCGCTGGCGACGGGAGCGGTGCACCATCACCTCATCCGGCAGGGCCTGCGGATGCAGACGGGCCTCGTGGTCGAGACGGGTGAAGCGCGCGAGGTGCATCATTTCGCGGTGCTCGCGGGCTATGGCGCGGAGGCGATCAACCCGTGGCTGGCGTTCGACGTGATCGACGCCTTGTGCGAGCGCGGCAAGGTCGCGCTGGCGCCCGACAAGGCCCAGGCGAACTATATCAAGGCGATCGGCAAGGGCCTCCTCAAGGTCATGTCGAAGATGGGGATCTCGACCTTCCAGAGCTATTGCGGGGCGCAGATCTTCGACGCGGTCGGGCTGAACAGCGCCTTCGTGCAGCGCTACTTCACCGGTACCTCGACGAGCATCGAGGGCGCGGGGCTGGAGGAGATCGCCGACGAGAGCGCAGCGCGGCACCGGGCGGCGCACGGCGCCGAGGTCGAGCGGCTGGGCGTCGGCGGGCTCTACGCCTTTCGCGCGGGCGGCGAAGCGCATGCCTGGACCCCCGCGACGATCGCGCATCTCCAGCATGCGGTCAGGGGCAATCTTCCGGACAAGTATCGCAGCTATGCCGCCGAGATGAATGCGCGGAGCGGCGAACTGCTGACCATCCGCAGCCTGCTCGATTTCCGCCCCGCCGGGCCGGCGGTGCCGCTGGACGAGGTCGAGCCCGCGAGCGAGATCGTCAGGCGCTTTGCGACCGGCGCGATGAGCTTCGGCTCGATCAGCCGCGAGGCGCATACGACGCTGGCGCGGGCGATGAACCGGATCGGCGGCAAGTCGAACACGGGCGAGGGCGGCGAGGAGCGGACACGGTTCGCGACCGACGAGCGCTCGAGCATCAAGCAGGTCGCCTCGGGCCGCTTCGGGGTCACCGCCGACTATCTGGTCAATGCCGACGACATCCAGATCAAGATCGCGCAGGGCGCCAAGCCCGGCGAGGGCGGGCAGTTGCCGGGGCACAAGGTCGATGCCGCAATCGCCGCGGTCCGGCACTCGACACCGGGCGTCGGGCTCATCTCGCCGCCGCCGCATCACGACATCTATTCGATCGAGGATTTGGCGCAGCTGATCTTCGACCTGCGCTCGGTCAATCCGGCCGCGCGAGTCTCGGTCAAGCTCGTGGCCGAGGCGGGCGTGGGGACGGTCGCGGCGGGCGTGGTCAAGTGCACCGCCGACCACCTCACCATCTCGGGCTACGAAGGCGGGACCGGGGCTTCGCCGCTGACCAGCCTGACGCATGCCGGAAGCCCGTGGGAGCTGGGGCTAGCGGAGACCCAGCAGACGCTGATGCTCAACGGGCTTCGCGACCGGATCGTGGTGCAGGCCGACGGGGGGCTGAGGACCGGGCGCGACGTGGCGGTGGCGGCGCTGCTCGGCGCGGACGAGTTCGGCTTCGCGACCGCCCCGCTGATCGCGGCAGGCTGCATCATGATGAGGAAATGCCACCTCAACACCTGCCCCGTGGGGATCGCGACGCAGGACGAACGGCTGCGGGCCAAGTTCGCCGGGAGCCCCGAGCATGTGGTGAACTATTTCTTCTTCGTCGCCGAGGAATTGCGCGAGATCATGGCCGGGCTGGGGGTCCGCTCGGTCGAGGAGATGATCGGCCGCGTCGACCTCTTGCGGGTCCGCGAGGCGGCCGGGGGCAAAGCGGCGGGCGCGGACCTGTCGAAGCTTCTGCGATCGGTCGACGCGGCCGCGCCGCGCCGCTTCCGAGCGGGGGTCAAGGCGCCGGCCGCACACCGAATCGACGAGGTGCTGATCGGCCGGCTCGACGGCGCGCTGCCGGTGCGGATCGAGCTTGCGATCACCAACGTCGACCGCTCGGTCGGAGCGCGGCTGTCAGGCGAGATCGCGCGGCGGTTCGGGCCCGACGGGCTCGACGATGGGGCCATGCACGCCGTGCTGACCGGCACCGCGGGACAGAGCTTCGGCGCCTTCCTCGCGCCCGGCGTCACGCTCGACCTCGTCGGCGACGCGAACGACTATGTCGGCAAGGGGCTGAGCGGGGGTCGGCTGGTGGTCCGGCCGCCCGACGGGGTCGCGCGCGAGGCGGCGGCCAACATCGTCGTCGGCAACACCTGCCTTTATGGCGCGACCAGCGGCGAGGCTTTCTTCAGCGGGGTCGCAGGCGAGCGCTTTGCGGTGCGCAATTCGGGCGCGGTGGTGGTGGTCGAGGGGACGGGCGACCACGGCTGCGAATATATGACGGGCGGGACGGTGGTCGTGCTCGGATCCACGGGGCGCAACTTCGCCGCCGGCATGTCGGGCGGCGTCGCTTACGTGTGGGACCCGGAGCGGACGTTCGAAAGCCGCTGCAACCTTGCCGGGGTCGCGCTCGAGGCGGTCGAGGACGAGGGCCATCTTCGCACTCTCGTCGAGCAGCATGCGCAGCTGACGGGAAGCGCCCGGGCGCGCGCCATCCTCGACGACTGGGCGAAGGCGCGGGGGCAGTTCGTCCAGGTCATGCCGCACGAATATCGCCGCGCGCTGGCGCAGGCCGTGCTGGCGGCGGAGTAG
- a CDS encoding TorF family putative porin, producing MRIITVTTVIGLLLGLAATPAAAQEKKAPITIHGGATLVTDYRFRGISQTDRRPALQGFVTVEHESGVYASVWGSSIDDYVAHGADQELDLIAGVKHSFGATTIDAGVLYYYYPGSGGVASDFVEPYASITQAVGPASIKGSIAYAPRQNALSVGNGREDNLYLAGDVSLAVPDSPISLTGHLGHSKGPSFITIGRSTTDWSLGASAAWRGLTLGVAYVDTDATAFSPRGRQIAGSGIVASLGASF from the coding sequence ATGCGCATCATCACCGTCACCACTGTCATCGGCCTTCTTCTCGGGCTCGCCGCGACACCCGCCGCCGCGCAGGAGAAGAAGGCCCCGATCACCATCCACGGCGGCGCCACGCTCGTCACCGACTATCGCTTCCGAGGCATCTCGCAGACCGACCGGCGCCCCGCCCTCCAGGGCTTCGTCACCGTCGAGCACGAATCGGGCGTCTACGCCTCGGTCTGGGGCTCCTCGATCGACGACTATGTCGCCCACGGCGCCGATCAGGAGCTCGACCTCATCGCGGGCGTCAAGCACAGCTTCGGCGCGACCACGATCGATGCCGGCGTGCTCTATTACTATTACCCCGGCTCGGGCGGCGTCGCCTCGGACTTCGTCGAACCCTATGCCTCGATCACGCAGGCCGTGGGGCCGGCCAGCATCAAGGGTAGCATCGCCTACGCGCCTAGGCAGAATGCGCTGTCGGTCGGCAACGGGCGCGAGGACAATCTCTACCTCGCGGGCGACGTCAGCCTTGCGGTGCCCGATAGCCCGATCAGCCTGACCGGCCACCTCGGCCACAGCAAGGGGCCGAGCTTCATCACCATCGGCCGATCGACCACCGACTGGAGCCTCGGCGCGTCGGCGGCGTGGCGCGGCCTCACCCTCGGCGTCGCTTATGTCGATACCGACGCCACCGCCTTCAGCCCGCGCGGGCGCCAGATCGCCGGGAGCGGGATCGTCGCCTCGCTCGGCGCCAGTTTCTGA
- a CDS encoding PspC domain-containing protein, with protein sequence MKWLPGPDYFRNNVAFRNDTLLGVCEALGHDLGFNPNFLRVPLAAGIIFAPMLMVGIYLALGVLVFVSRTFFPDRVEQVAAAPAAPTVAEPVNEAIELPRAA encoded by the coding sequence ATGAAGTGGCTGCCCGGACCCGATTACTTTCGCAACAATGTCGCCTTCCGCAACGACACGTTGCTGGGCGTCTGCGAAGCACTGGGTCATGATCTCGGCTTCAACCCGAACTTCCTGCGCGTGCCGCTGGCCGCGGGGATCATCTTCGCGCCGATGCTGATGGTCGGCATCTATCTCGCGCTGGGCGTGCTCGTGTTCGTGAGCCGCACCTTCTTCCCGGACCGCGTCGAGCAGGTCGCGGCGGCCCCGGCCGCGCCGACCGTGGCGGAGCCGGTGAACGAGGCCATCGAACTGCCCCGCGCCGCCTGA